The proteins below are encoded in one region of Sminthopsis crassicaudata isolate SCR6 chromosome 1, ASM4859323v1, whole genome shotgun sequence:
- the CRB3 gene encoding protein crumbs homolog 3, whose product MASSPGLGLCLALSLQLLNSQPALAPNTDYTGYENNTTTPSTAPPASGTLSQGAVTAIITVFSVLGILLLVVALVLLGRKLREKRQTEGTYRPSSEEQLSHAAEAAPGPLDSKNKAWGWVSCWG is encoded by the exons ATGGCGAGCAGCCCTGGCCTGGGCCTGTGCTTGGCACTGAGCCTGCAGCTATTGAACTCCCAGCCCGCCTTGGCCCCTA ACACTGACTACACTGGGTATGAGAACAACACTACTACCCCTTCCACAGCACCACCAGCCAGTGGGACCCTG tCCCAGGGAGCAGTCACTGCCATCATCACTGTATTCTCAGTCCTGGGTATCCTCCTCCTGGTAGTGGCACTGGTCCTGCTAGGCCGGAAGCTTCGTGAGAAACGCCAAACAGAGGGCACCTACCGGCCCAGCAGTGAAGAGCAG TTGTCTCACGCGGCTGAAGCAGCCCCAGGGCCCCTGGACTCGAAGAACAAGGCGTGGGGCTGGGTGTCCTGCTGGGGTTAG